From the Photobacterium sp. GJ3 genome, one window contains:
- a CDS encoding siderophore ferric iron reductase, with translation MTTALRTHQKPEQPALSSGMGAPVPREHLIQLFSDSERLIPIMKGVPTPDTLLSIRREGNNDALLASLYQYWQQNYPEAGQPYWTTRSWSMLTWQPLYLAFVCVYSVKAVPPLGQIVQQYNQEGWVAGYSFSKNSAWCEGDTQKLIGCAGRELVELYEDLRQQMENHTRIRPGFTRQLLADSVLAVLLRYHNTLPDSLPADAVQQHAIWWLESLGLPAKHINTLYRSETDSSWQQMRVSCCMHYRRDDGKYCENCPKSKC, from the coding sequence ATGACAACAGCATTGAGAACACATCAGAAGCCTGAACAACCCGCGCTGTCCTCGGGCATGGGCGCGCCGGTCCCGCGTGAACATCTGATTCAGTTGTTCAGCGACAGTGAGCGTCTGATTCCAATCATGAAAGGGGTTCCGACTCCGGACACGCTGTTGAGTATTCGCCGGGAAGGTAATAATGATGCGCTGCTCGCAAGCCTTTACCAGTACTGGCAGCAAAATTATCCAGAAGCTGGCCAGCCGTACTGGACGACGCGCAGCTGGTCAATGCTGACCTGGCAGCCCCTGTATCTGGCTTTTGTCTGTGTTTACAGTGTGAAAGCTGTGCCTCCGCTGGGCCAGATTGTGCAGCAGTACAATCAGGAAGGCTGGGTGGCCGGATACAGCTTCAGCAAAAACAGCGCGTGGTGTGAGGGTGATACGCAAAAGCTCATCGGCTGTGCTGGCCGGGAGCTGGTTGAACTCTATGAAGATCTGCGACAGCAGATGGAGAATCATACCCGGATTCGTCCCGGTTTTACCCGCCAGTTACTGGCGGATTCGGTTCTGGCTGTGTTACTGCGTTACCACAATACGCTTCCGGACAGTTTGCCGGCGGACGCTGTCCAGCAGCATGCCATCTGGTGGCTTGAAAGCCTGGGGCTACCCGCAAAACATATCAATACACTGTATCGTTCAGAAACGGATAGTTCGTGGCAGCAAATGAGGGTGAGCTGCTGCATGCATTATCGCCGGGATGACGGCAAATATTGCGAGAATTGCCCGAAAAGTAAGTGCTGA
- the fhuB gene encoding Fe(3+)-hydroxamate ABC transporter permease FhuB encodes MTRTVTVFPLMLLALLSVTFASLQIGGDLTLSRQLALISGEPADAFGDVMFTFAQLPRLVMGLMVGAMLGLVGSLMQQLTQNPLTSPLTLGTSSGAWLALIIVNVWFPDWVGDHSALAAMVGAMLSLFLVIFIAGPKNMTGLPLVLSGMVVNILLGAVASAIILLNAEYAKNVFIWGAGDLTQNGWESVQWLLPRLSVSLLLLVFAPRILTLMRLGHQGAAARGLNVVPAFICLMAIGLWLVAASITTVGVISFIGLLTPNIARALGARTPKLELYASALLGAFLLVATDAVAQLLSQWTLDAIPSGITAAAIGAPALLWFSRRKMKAQDQVSIKLPPSRDRLARWTQPVLLSVVAGMLVLSACFVTDGHAWQMTVPSAYQWELRWPRMLTALSAGVGLALAGTILQRLIYNPLASPDILGISAGATFALVGASVFLGINIFAAGSVLAFTGSLVVLAVLLVLGRRHHFAPSSLILIGIALTALIDALVQFALAKGTQDSYSILTWLAGSTYRVTAGKALFLMAGVGVLFTFTLMTSRWLTLISAGRQFAAARGLNVTLCSALLLATVALLCALVTATMGPVAFVGLLAPHMAVMLGAKQAREQLIVASLVGGVVMLVADWVGQTVLFPAQIAAGTLVSVIGGSYFLFLLIRGRARSV; translated from the coding sequence ATGACCCGCACAGTGACTGTTTTTCCACTCATGCTGCTGGCGTTGCTGTCGGTTACGTTTGCCAGCTTGCAGATTGGGGGGGATCTGACGCTCTCGCGGCAACTGGCGTTAATCTCTGGCGAGCCTGCAGATGCCTTTGGCGACGTGATGTTCACGTTTGCCCAGCTTCCCCGCTTAGTCATGGGCCTGATGGTCGGTGCGATGCTTGGGTTAGTAGGAAGCCTGATGCAACAGCTGACTCAGAATCCGCTCACTTCCCCTTTAACGCTGGGGACTTCCTCCGGTGCCTGGCTGGCATTGATTATCGTCAATGTCTGGTTTCCTGATTGGGTTGGTGACCACAGCGCGCTGGCAGCGATGGTTGGGGCGATGCTGTCTCTGTTTCTGGTGATATTTATTGCCGGACCAAAGAATATGACCGGGCTGCCCTTGGTATTGTCGGGAATGGTCGTCAATATTTTGCTTGGCGCTGTTGCCAGTGCAATCATTCTGCTGAACGCCGAATATGCGAAAAACGTCTTTATCTGGGGCGCCGGGGATCTGACTCAGAATGGTTGGGAGTCGGTGCAATGGCTGTTGCCTAGATTGTCCGTTTCGCTGCTGTTGCTGGTTTTTGCGCCGCGAATTCTGACGCTGATGCGGTTGGGACATCAGGGCGCGGCGGCTCGCGGGTTGAATGTCGTCCCTGCTTTCATCTGCCTGATGGCGATTGGACTCTGGCTGGTGGCAGCTTCGATTACCACCGTGGGCGTGATTAGTTTTATTGGCCTGCTCACCCCGAACATTGCCAGAGCGCTGGGCGCAAGAACCCCGAAACTGGAGCTCTATGCCAGCGCATTGCTGGGTGCATTCCTGCTGGTTGCCACCGATGCCGTGGCACAACTGCTGAGCCAATGGACGCTGGATGCAATTCCGAGCGGTATCACGGCGGCTGCCATTGGGGCACCAGCATTGTTGTGGTTTAGTCGCAGAAAGATGAAAGCACAGGATCAGGTGTCCATCAAACTGCCCCCAAGCCGGGATCGTCTGGCTCGCTGGACGCAACCGGTCTTGCTGAGCGTCGTTGCAGGTATGCTGGTGCTGAGTGCATGTTTCGTGACGGATGGCCATGCCTGGCAGATGACTGTGCCCAGCGCTTATCAATGGGAACTGCGTTGGCCACGCATGCTGACAGCACTGAGTGCCGGCGTCGGATTGGCGCTGGCTGGAACGATTTTACAGCGTTTGATTTATAATCCGCTGGCCAGCCCGGATATTCTGGGGATATCTGCCGGGGCGACCTTTGCGCTGGTTGGTGCCAGTGTTTTTTTAGGGATCAATATTTTTGCCGCAGGTTCTGTTCTGGCCTTTACCGGTAGTTTGGTGGTCCTTGCTGTACTGCTGGTTCTGGGTCGCCGGCACCACTTTGCACCGTCCAGCCTGATTCTGATCGGGATTGCACTCACAGCACTGATTGATGCGCTGGTTCAGTTTGCACTCGCTAAAGGCACACAGGACAGCTACAGCATTCTGACCTGGTTGGCGGGTTCGACTTATCGGGTGACGGCAGGCAAAGCACTGTTTCTGATGGCTGGGGTGGGGGTGTTATTCACCTTCACCCTGATGACATCCCGCTGGTTGACTCTGATTTCTGCCGGACGTCAGTTTGCTGCAGCGCGTGGCCTTAACGTCACGCTGTGCAGTGCGCTGCTGCTGGCGACAGTGGCACTCTTGTGTGCGCTGGTGACTGCAACCATGGGGCCGGTCGCGTTTGTGGGGCTTCTGGCACCGCATATGGCCGTGATGCTGGGGGCGAAGCAAGCTCGGGAGCAGTTGATAGTTGCGTCGTTGGTTGGGGGCGTGGTGATGCTCGTGGCCGATTGGGTCGGACAGACCGTGTTATTCCCGGCACAAATTGCAGCAGGAACGCTGGTGTCAGTGATTGGCGGCAGTTACTTTCTGTTCTTGCTGATTCGGGGCAGGGCGCGCTCGGTCTAG
- a CDS encoding iron-siderophore ABC transporter substrate-binding protein: MKNRMFQKSVLLVQAGVWAAAMLATSAVQAAMTVSDSRGEHQLTAPPQRVVVLNWDLAEQVLELDVQPIGVPNIPGYQEWVVQPAMPDGVADIGTRTEPNLEKIAELKPDLILAASPQKDLIPRLEALAPVLYYETYHQSLNSAEAAIDNFRKLGTVFDKSALAEQKLSAMSERFSVLKAQLNQAYNGQPPRVLAMRFANQTSVYLYSQNSTTNYALTQLGLTPAMPLPATEWGIVQKRLMDLQKAGDSYVLYFKPFHEEKQLQRSVIWNAMPFVRAGHVNSVASVWNYGGAMSIRYIAEAMADSLLAIAPNPPAVVKQGGQD; encoded by the coding sequence ATGAAAAATCGAATGTTTCAAAAATCAGTACTGCTGGTGCAGGCTGGCGTATGGGCCGCAGCGATGTTGGCCACGAGTGCGGTTCAGGCCGCAATGACCGTGTCCGACAGCCGGGGTGAGCACCAACTGACAGCGCCCCCCCAGCGTGTGGTTGTGCTGAACTGGGATCTGGCCGAGCAGGTACTGGAATTGGATGTTCAGCCGATTGGCGTGCCAAATATTCCGGGGTATCAGGAATGGGTGGTTCAGCCTGCCATGCCAGACGGCGTTGCGGATATCGGGACGCGAACGGAACCGAATCTGGAGAAAATTGCCGAGCTCAAGCCGGATCTGATTCTGGCTGCGTCTCCGCAAAAAGATTTAATTCCACGGCTGGAGGCACTGGCTCCGGTGCTTTACTACGAAACCTATCATCAGTCGCTGAACAGTGCCGAAGCTGCGATCGACAATTTCCGCAAGCTCGGGACTGTTTTTGACAAATCCGCCCTGGCCGAGCAGAAGTTATCTGCCATGTCAGAGCGATTTTCAGTGCTGAAAGCGCAGCTGAATCAGGCGTACAACGGCCAACCGCCCCGAGTGCTGGCGATGCGTTTTGCGAATCAGACTTCGGTGTATCTCTATAGCCAGAACTCTACCACGAACTATGCACTGACTCAGTTAGGCCTGACGCCCGCGATGCCGTTACCGGCGACCGAGTGGGGCATTGTTCAGAAACGGCTGATGGATCTTCAGAAAGCGGGTGACAGCTACGTGTTGTACTTCAAGCCTTTTCATGAAGAGAAACAGCTTCAGCGCTCCGTGATCTGGAACGCCATGCCCTTTGTCCGTGCCGGTCACGTCAACAGTGTTGCGTCGGTCTGGAATTACGGTGGCGCAATGTCCATTCGTTACATTGCAGAAGCCATGGCGGATAGCTTACTGGCGATTGCTCCAAATCCACCTGCAGTTGTGAAACAAGGCGGACAGGACTGA
- a CDS encoding ABC transporter ATP-binding protein — protein MYELNHVRVHRDERDILSIDQLSIDTRAFTMVLGHNGSGKSTLVNLLSGQMAPDQGDILLNQKPLSTLSAKALAREVAFLPQKLPDVAGLTVRELVKLGRFPWRGTLGRWQSDDQAIIESAMQKTGTLRFADSLADQLSGGERQRAWVSMLLAQQSPVLILDEPTSALDIHHQYQLMALLADLNRETGCGVIVILHDLNLALRYATHIVALKQGQIAFTGPKDDVLMDETRLSDLYETKIQLMDHPMDDGKSTAQKVAVVCE, from the coding sequence ATGTATGAACTCAATCATGTTCGCGTTCACCGAGATGAGCGCGATATTCTGAGCATTGATCAGCTTAGTATTGATACCCGTGCGTTTACCATGGTGCTGGGTCATAACGGCTCTGGTAAATCGACACTGGTCAATCTCCTTTCCGGACAAATGGCGCCAGATCAAGGCGACATTCTGCTCAATCAGAAGCCACTTTCTACGCTGTCTGCGAAAGCACTGGCACGGGAAGTGGCTTTTCTGCCTCAGAAACTGCCTGACGTAGCGGGACTGACCGTCAGAGAACTGGTTAAATTGGGCCGTTTCCCCTGGCGGGGGACTTTGGGTCGCTGGCAGTCCGACGATCAGGCCATCATTGAATCTGCGATGCAGAAAACCGGCACATTACGGTTTGCAGACAGTCTCGCCGATCAGTTGTCTGGTGGTGAGCGTCAGCGGGCCTGGGTGTCGATGCTGCTGGCGCAGCAGTCCCCGGTACTCATTCTGGATGAGCCCACATCGGCACTGGATATTCATCATCAGTATCAGTTAATGGCTTTACTTGCGGATCTGAACCGCGAGACGGGCTGCGGTGTGATCGTGATTCTGCACGATCTGAATCTGGCCTTACGCTATGCCACGCACATTGTGGCGCTGAAGCAGGGACAGATTGCTTTCACCGGCCCAAAAGATGATGTGCTGATGGACGAGACCAGACTGTCGGATCTCTACGAAACCAAAATTCAGTTGATGGATCATCCCATGGATGATGGCAAGTCAACCGCACAAAAAGTTGCTGTGGTTTGCGAGTAA
- a CDS encoding YebC/PmpR family DNA-binding transcriptional regulator: protein MGRSFEVRKASMAKTQGAKIKVYSKYGKEIYMCAKNGGIDPDSNLSLRRLMEKAKKDQVPGHVIDKAIDKAKGGGGEDFSTARYEGFGPGGCSVIVDCLTDNNNRTYMDVRQCFVKNNAKIGAPGAVAHMFDHQAVFQFQGDDEEAVMEALIMADVDVSDIEAEDGAITVFAPHTEFFKVKNALSDAMPDVAMDVEEITFVPQAMHPVAGDDVAAFEKFMDMLNECDDVQNVYHNAEIEG, encoded by the coding sequence ATGGGACGCAGTTTCGAAGTTCGTAAAGCCTCAATGGCAAAAACCCAAGGCGCTAAAATCAAGGTCTATTCCAAGTACGGTAAAGAGATCTACATGTGCGCGAAAAACGGTGGTATTGATCCAGACAGTAACCTGTCGCTCCGCCGTCTGATGGAAAAAGCGAAGAAAGATCAGGTGCCGGGCCACGTGATCGACAAAGCAATTGATAAAGCCAAAGGTGGCGGCGGTGAAGACTTCTCAACCGCACGTTATGAAGGTTTCGGCCCTGGCGGCTGCTCTGTCATCGTTGACTGCCTGACAGACAACAACAACCGGACCTACATGGACGTTCGCCAGTGCTTTGTGAAAAACAACGCCAAGATTGGTGCACCGGGTGCTGTGGCACACATGTTCGATCATCAGGCGGTTTTCCAGTTCCAGGGCGATGATGAAGAAGCCGTCATGGAAGCCCTGATCATGGCAGACGTTGATGTGTCTGACATTGAAGCAGAAGACGGCGCCATCACTGTATTTGCACCACACACTGAGTTCTTCAAAGTGAAGAACGCATTGTCTGATGCCATGCCGGATGTCGCGATGGACGTGGAAGAAATTACCTTCGTTCCACAAGCCATGCACCCGGTCGCGGGCGACGATGTTGCAGCATTCGAGAAGTTCATGGATATGCTGAACGAATGTGACGACGTACAGAACGTTTACCACAACGCAGAGATTGAAGGTTAA